A stretch of the Elephas maximus indicus isolate mEleMax1 chromosome 3, mEleMax1 primary haplotype, whole genome shotgun sequence genome encodes the following:
- the PALM gene encoding paralemmin-1 isoform X1, whose product MVPPLYRRGNRGTERVLVTETSSQQERLQAIAEKRRRQAEIEDKRRQLEDGRRQLQHLKSKALRERWLLEGTPSSASEGDEDMRRQMEEDEQKARLLEESVSRLEKEVEELENGDAVPVTKENAAAPSPAQAPALSPAKEEHKVLNSQQTPVGTPKEKHSISNTPVRMVEGSTMMKAAMYSVEITVEKDKVTGETRVLSSTTLLPQEPFPQGIKVYEDETKVVHAVDGTMENGIHPLSSSEVDELIHKADEVTLSEAGSTAGASETRGTMEEAVRTTPSRREITGVQAQPGEATSGPPGVQPGQEPPVTMIFMGYQNVEDEAETKKVLGLQDTITAELVVIEDVAEPKEPAPPNGSAAEPPATTGSREENQAGPELPASDSQDLDMKKQRCKCCSVM is encoded by the exons ATGGTGCCGCCACTTTATAGAAGGGGAAACAGAGGCACCGAGAG GGTCCTGGTGACAGAGACCAGCTCACAGCAGGAGCGGCTCCAGGCCATTGCG gagaagaggaggaggcaggcagagattGAGGACAAGCGCCGGCAGCTGGAGGATGGCCGGCGGCAGCTCCAGCACTTGAAG TCCAAGGCACTTCGGGAACGCTGGCTGCTGGAGGGTACACCATCCTCGGCCTCGGAGGGGGATGAGGACATGCGGAGACAGATGGAGGAGGACGAGCAGAAGGCGAGGCTTCTGGAGGAATCCGTCTCCAG GCTGGAGAAGGAGGTCGAGGAGCTGGAGAACGGAGATGCAGTCCCAGTCACCAAGGAGAACGCGGcggcccccagcccagcccaggccccGGCCCTGAGCCCAGCCAAGGAGGAGCACAAGGTGCTGAACTCACAGCAG acCCCGGTGGGCACCCCCAAAG AGAAGCACTCTATCTCCAATACCCCGGTGAGGATGGTAGAGGGCTCCACCATGATGAAGGCAG CCATGTACTCGGTCGAGATCACGGTGGAGAAGGACAAGGTGACGGGGGAGACGAGGGTGCTGTCCAGCACCACCTTGCTCCCCCAGGAGCCGTTCCCTCAGGGCATCAAGGTCTACGAGGACGAGACCAAAG TGGTCCATGCTGTGGATGGCACTATGGAGAACGGGATCCACCCACTGAGCTCCTCTGAGGTGGATGAACTCATCCACAAGGCAGATGAGGTCACACTGAGCGAGGCAGGGTCCACAGCTGGGGCATCAGAGACCCGGGGGACCATGGAGGAGGCCGTCCGGACCACGCCCTCCCGTCGGGAGATCACCGGGGTGCAGGCTCAGCCGGGTGAGGCCACATCGGGTCCACCAGGGGTCCAACCTGGCCAGGAGCCCCCAGTCACCATGATCTTCATGGGCTACCAGAACGTGGAGGATGAGGCCGAGACCAAGAAGGTGTTGGGGCTTCAGGACACCATCACAGCAGAGCTGGTGGTCATCGAGGACGTGGCTGAGCCCAAGGAGCCCGCACCACCCAACGGCAGTGCCGCTGAGCCCCCTGCCACCACAGGCTCCAGGGAGGAGAACCAAGCAGGGCCCGAGCTCCCCGCTAGCGACTCCCAGGACCTCGACATGAAGAAGCAGCGCTGTAAATGCTGCTCGGTCATGTGA
- the PALM gene encoding paralemmin-1 isoform X3 has product MVPPLYRRGNRGTERVLVTETSSQQERLQAIAEKRRRQAEIEDKRRQLEDGRRQLQHLKSKALRERWLLEGTPSSASEGDEDMRRQMEEDEQKARLLEESVSRLEKEVEELENGDAVPVTKENAAAPSPAQAPALSPAKEEHKVLNSQQTPVGTPKVVHAVDGTMENGIHPLSSSEVDELIHKADEVTLSEAGSTAGASETRGTMEEAVRTTPSRREITGVQAQPGEATSGPPGVQPGQEPPVTMIFMGYQNVEDEAETKKVLGLQDTITAELVVIEDVAEPKEPAPPNGSAAEPPATTGSREENQAGPELPASDSQDLDMKKQRCKCCSVM; this is encoded by the exons ATGGTGCCGCCACTTTATAGAAGGGGAAACAGAGGCACCGAGAG GGTCCTGGTGACAGAGACCAGCTCACAGCAGGAGCGGCTCCAGGCCATTGCG gagaagaggaggaggcaggcagagattGAGGACAAGCGCCGGCAGCTGGAGGATGGCCGGCGGCAGCTCCAGCACTTGAAG TCCAAGGCACTTCGGGAACGCTGGCTGCTGGAGGGTACACCATCCTCGGCCTCGGAGGGGGATGAGGACATGCGGAGACAGATGGAGGAGGACGAGCAGAAGGCGAGGCTTCTGGAGGAATCCGTCTCCAG GCTGGAGAAGGAGGTCGAGGAGCTGGAGAACGGAGATGCAGTCCCAGTCACCAAGGAGAACGCGGcggcccccagcccagcccaggccccGGCCCTGAGCCCAGCCAAGGAGGAGCACAAGGTGCTGAACTCACAGCAG acCCCGGTGGGCACCCCCAAAG TGGTCCATGCTGTGGATGGCACTATGGAGAACGGGATCCACCCACTGAGCTCCTCTGAGGTGGATGAACTCATCCACAAGGCAGATGAGGTCACACTGAGCGAGGCAGGGTCCACAGCTGGGGCATCAGAGACCCGGGGGACCATGGAGGAGGCCGTCCGGACCACGCCCTCCCGTCGGGAGATCACCGGGGTGCAGGCTCAGCCGGGTGAGGCCACATCGGGTCCACCAGGGGTCCAACCTGGCCAGGAGCCCCCAGTCACCATGATCTTCATGGGCTACCAGAACGTGGAGGATGAGGCCGAGACCAAGAAGGTGTTGGGGCTTCAGGACACCATCACAGCAGAGCTGGTGGTCATCGAGGACGTGGCTGAGCCCAAGGAGCCCGCACCACCCAACGGCAGTGCCGCTGAGCCCCCTGCCACCACAGGCTCCAGGGAGGAGAACCAAGCAGGGCCCGAGCTCCCCGCTAGCGACTCCCAGGACCTCGACATGAAGAAGCAGCGCTGTAAATGCTGCTCGGTCATGTGA
- the PALM gene encoding paralemmin-1 isoform X2 encodes MEVLVTETSSQQERLQAIAEKRRRQAEIEDKRRQLEDGRRQLQHLKSKALRERWLLEGTPSSASEGDEDMRRQMEEDEQKARLLEESVSRLEKEVEELENGDAVPVTKENAAAPSPAQAPALSPAKEEHKVLNSQQTPVGTPKEKHSISNTPVRMVEGSTMMKAAMYSVEITVEKDKVTGETRVLSSTTLLPQEPFPQGIKVYEDETKVVHAVDGTMENGIHPLSSSEVDELIHKADEVTLSEAGSTAGASETRGTMEEAVRTTPSRREITGVQAQPGEATSGPPGVQPGQEPPVTMIFMGYQNVEDEAETKKVLGLQDTITAELVVIEDVAEPKEPAPPNGSAAEPPATTGSREENQAGPELPASDSQDLDMKKQRCKCCSVM; translated from the exons GGTCCTGGTGACAGAGACCAGCTCACAGCAGGAGCGGCTCCAGGCCATTGCG gagaagaggaggaggcaggcagagattGAGGACAAGCGCCGGCAGCTGGAGGATGGCCGGCGGCAGCTCCAGCACTTGAAG TCCAAGGCACTTCGGGAACGCTGGCTGCTGGAGGGTACACCATCCTCGGCCTCGGAGGGGGATGAGGACATGCGGAGACAGATGGAGGAGGACGAGCAGAAGGCGAGGCTTCTGGAGGAATCCGTCTCCAG GCTGGAGAAGGAGGTCGAGGAGCTGGAGAACGGAGATGCAGTCCCAGTCACCAAGGAGAACGCGGcggcccccagcccagcccaggccccGGCCCTGAGCCCAGCCAAGGAGGAGCACAAGGTGCTGAACTCACAGCAG acCCCGGTGGGCACCCCCAAAG AGAAGCACTCTATCTCCAATACCCCGGTGAGGATGGTAGAGGGCTCCACCATGATGAAGGCAG CCATGTACTCGGTCGAGATCACGGTGGAGAAGGACAAGGTGACGGGGGAGACGAGGGTGCTGTCCAGCACCACCTTGCTCCCCCAGGAGCCGTTCCCTCAGGGCATCAAGGTCTACGAGGACGAGACCAAAG TGGTCCATGCTGTGGATGGCACTATGGAGAACGGGATCCACCCACTGAGCTCCTCTGAGGTGGATGAACTCATCCACAAGGCAGATGAGGTCACACTGAGCGAGGCAGGGTCCACAGCTGGGGCATCAGAGACCCGGGGGACCATGGAGGAGGCCGTCCGGACCACGCCCTCCCGTCGGGAGATCACCGGGGTGCAGGCTCAGCCGGGTGAGGCCACATCGGGTCCACCAGGGGTCCAACCTGGCCAGGAGCCCCCAGTCACCATGATCTTCATGGGCTACCAGAACGTGGAGGATGAGGCCGAGACCAAGAAGGTGTTGGGGCTTCAGGACACCATCACAGCAGAGCTGGTGGTCATCGAGGACGTGGCTGAGCCCAAGGAGCCCGCACCACCCAACGGCAGTGCCGCTGAGCCCCCTGCCACCACAGGCTCCAGGGAGGAGAACCAAGCAGGGCCCGAGCTCCCCGCTAGCGACTCCCAGGACCTCGACATGAAGAAGCAGCGCTGTAAATGCTGCTCGGTCATGTGA